TGCGCAGCTACGACACCGAGACCGGCGCCCTGGAAGTGCTCGAGCCTCGTTCCTGACGACGGCCGCTTCGTCGTCGTCGGGGGCGAGGCCGGCCGCACTGCACCGGCTGCTCGGCGAGGTCTCCCATGCCCTCACGCTCAGGTCAGCGCGCCGGGCCGATGGGGCAGGCACGACCGCTCAGGGACAGTCGTACGTGAGGTCGGCGGCGACCGTGCGGTCGACGGGGGAGAGCAGATGCAGTTCGGCCCGGGCCGCGTAGTGACTCCTGCCCTGGAAGGTCCACAGCAGGTGCAGGCGTGCCTGACGCTGGCCCGCGACCACCACTTCCCGCAGGACACCCGAGGCCGTCCCGTCGCTTCGGACCCAGCGGTACGAGAGCGTGCCCGGTCGGCCGTTGGTGGCGACGAGGCCGACGACGTCCGCCGTGTCGTCGCACGCCACGACCGTCGGCCGTGCCACGACCTGCACCGCGCCCGCTTCGAGGGACGGGCCGAGGCGCTGCCGGGCGAGGAATGCGATGACGCCGATCAACACCAGTGCAGGCAGGGCATGTCTGCGCAGACGCCGCCGCGGGGGCGCGGGACGAGTCGGGACCGAAGGCAGGGTCCGGTGGGTGCGCTCGGCGACGGCTGCGGTCACGCCCGGGCCGAAGCGCAGCATGGTGCCTTCGACGCGATCCGGTGCGGGTGTCGGCGTCACCGGAGTCTCGGTGAAGGGCGACGCGACGAGGGTCGTGTCCGCGTCGGGCGGCCGCTGGATCCAGTGACTCGCCAGCACGGTGGCGCTGTACTCGGCGTCTTCCGGGCCGGGCTCGACGCTCGGGGCGTGCTCGGTGACGCCGCCGAGCACCTGGGTCGGCTCGCTGTCCCCGGCGGGGACCGGGGTGCGGTCGTGGTGAGCGGTCATCGGATCTCACACTGCCTCGTCAGAAGTTGTTGCGAGGCGCCGCCGTCGGCGGAGGCGGGGGTCGTGGTCGCCCCTACGGCCCAGTAACAGCCGGTGCCCCGAAAGGTGTGGTCGACGGCGAGGGTGTACTGGGTGGATCCGCTGCGCGCGAAGGACTGGGACGCCCCGTCCGGTGTGCCGAGTCCGCGGCCGCCGGCGCTCGTGTACCACGAGATGTTGATGGACAGCGGGCCGGTTCCGTCCGTCGTGACGGTGAGGGTCGCCGTGGCGGTCGTCGCACCCGTCTGCCGGAAACCCGTCACCGTGACGTCCTTCACGGCGGGAGCCGACGGCGGGCTCGGGGAGGCGGTCGTCGGCGTGGCCCCGGTGGTCGGACCGCTGGAGGTCGCCTCCTCGGTGGGAGCCGCGGTGGCGGACGCCGGGGGTTCGCCGGGGCCGGCGGTCACCGGGGCCGAGACCGAAGCCGAGGCTGACGCCGACGGGCCGGGTGACGCGCTGGACGATGCGGTGGACGACGGGGACTCGAAGGCGTCGGCCGACGCGGTGGGCGCGGCGGAGACCCCCGGCCCCGCGGCGGCCTGGGCACTGCTGGTGGCCAGGGCCTGCGCCGCCTCTTGCGGCTCCGCTTCCGGAGCGTGCTGCAGGTTGTAGGTCAGGAGGACGCCCAGGAGCACGGCCGCAGCGGAGACGAGTATCCCCGCACGGCCGGGCAGCCATGACCGTGCCCCGCCGGGGTGCGCTTCGCCGCCCAGGACCGTGCGTGCGGTGTCCGTCGTGCCGCTCGGCGGGGCACTGCGTGCCGACGGCAGCAGCAACGGCACCAGTGCCACCAGCGCGGCGAGCCGGCCGCGCCCGCGCTCTTCCCAGTCGGACCCGTAGGCGGCGCCGGCGGCCGCCTCCAGTTCCGCGACGAACGCCTCGGCGTGTGCCGGACGTTCCAGCGGATCCTTCGCGAGGCCGCGTCGCACCAGGTCCCGCACCGCCTCGGGTGCCTCGTCGGCGGGGATCGGCCCGTCGACGTGCTGCAGGGCGAGTTCGGCGAGATTGTCACCGGTGTACGGCCGGTGGCTCGTCAGGCACTCGAAGAAGGTGGCCGTGGCCGCGTAGACGTCGGCGGCGGGGGAGACGGGGGAGCCGGTCCACTGCTCCGGGGCCATGTAGGAGGGGGTTCCGGCTGCGCCGGCGCTGGCGCCGACGTCCACGGCTATCCCGAAGTCGACGAGCCTGGACGATCCGTCCGGCACGACCAGGACGTTCTCGGGCTTGTAGTCGCGATGGACGACCCCGACGCGATGCGCGTCGGCCAGACCGAGCAGCGAGCCCTTGAGGACCACCAGGGCGGCCTCGGGCTCGAGCGGGGCCGCCCTGGTCAGCAGGGTTCGCAACGACACGCCGTCCACCAGCTCCATCACGATGGCGGCGCCGTCCGGACTCTCCACGTACTCGTACAGGTCGGCGACGTAAGGGCTCTCCAGCCCGCCGAGCAGCCGCGCCTCAGCCCTGAACCCTTGTACGAAGCCGGGCCTGGTGCGCAGGGACTCGCTGAGGTACTTGACCGCCACCGGAACGCCGGTCTCCTCGTGCACGGCCAGGACGACCCGTCCGCTCGCCCCGGCCCCGAGTTCCAGCGACTCGGCGTATCCGGGCACTGCCCATGTGTCCATTTTCCATCCCCCCACGGCGGTCGTGCGGCCCGACATCCGCCCCTCCGAAGCATCGAGCCACGCGTGAGGAGACACCATTTCGGCCGCTGCGGTTGCGGTGCGGCATTTCGGCTCCCGTTCCCGACCGGTCGC
The window above is part of the Streptomyces sp. NBC_00425 genome. Proteins encoded here:
- a CDS encoding serine/threonine-protein kinase; protein product: MDTWAVPGYAESLELGAGASGRVVLAVHEETGVPVAVKYLSESLRTRPGFVQGFRAEARLLGGLESPYVADLYEYVESPDGAAIVMELVDGVSLRTLLTRAAPLEPEAALVVLKGSLLGLADAHRVGVVHRDYKPENVLVVPDGSSRLVDFGIAVDVGASAGAAGTPSYMAPEQWTGSPVSPAADVYAATATFFECLTSHRPYTGDNLAELALQHVDGPIPADEAPEAVRDLVRRGLAKDPLERPAHAEAFVAELEAAAGAAYGSDWEERGRGRLAALVALVPLLLPSARSAPPSGTTDTARTVLGGEAHPGGARSWLPGRAGILVSAAAVLLGVLLTYNLQHAPEAEPQEAAQALATSSAQAAAGPGVSAAPTASADAFESPSSTASSSASPGPSASASASVSAPVTAGPGEPPASATAAPTEEATSSGPTTGATPTTASPSPPSAPAVKDVTVTGFRQTGATTATATLTVTTDGTGPLSINISWYTSAGGRGLGTPDGASQSFARSGSTQYTLAVDHTFRGTGCYWAVGATTTPASADGGASQQLLTRQCEIR